The following coding sequences lie in one Zingiber officinale cultivar Zhangliang chromosome 2B, Zo_v1.1, whole genome shotgun sequence genomic window:
- the LOC122049561 gene encoding protein IQ-DOMAIN 27-like — protein MGWASKLLRSLLGGAKKDVEKKEKRRRSFTGPLRESVSPKNSGGRHIPTSALHLSWPRLDVEEVLEVEEGSKHAIAVAVANATAANATVAAAVMRLKALLGEKKKIAVQWRAAVKIQTTFRCHLAKKALRALRGLVKLQALVRGFLVRRQAALTLRRLQALVRAQSVARSRLPPAELRFHRRSFERFDAGQSKCNSIPPKSRSFRRANSPEELLAPVSSPALLCRVPSPRSVHGHRESSCCCCQFCPKTQHNTPRLVRSGTPAMQLHQVIMSPTSFPNYMARTTSSVAKVKSWRKAMEEDSNGAFMAGSKHGRSPMAASEADMD, from the exons ATGGGTTGGGCGAGCAAGTTGCTGAGGAGCCTTCTCGGCGGCGCGAAGAAGGATGttgaaaagaaggagaagaggcggCGGAGTTTCACTGGACCATTGCGGGAAAGTGTTTCTCCTAAGAACTCCGGCGGCCGCCACATTCCGACGTCGGCGCTGCATCTGTCGTGGCCTAGGTTGGACGTCGAAGAAGTACTGGAAGTGGAGGAGGGGAGTAAGCACGCGATCGCAGTGGCCGTGGCCAACGCGACCGCCGCCAATGCGACGGTGGCGGCGGCGGTGATGCGGCTGAAGGCCCTcctgggagagaagaagaagatcgcGGTGCAGTGGCGGGCCGCCGTCAAGATCCAGACAACCTTCCGATGCCACTTG GCGAAGAAAGCTCTTCGAGCTCTCAGAGGCTTGGTCAAGCTGCAAGCGCTGGTGAGAGGCTTCCTCGTGAGGAGACAAGCCGCGTTGACCCTCCGCAGACTCCAAGCGCTCGTCAGAGCTCAATCCGTGGCAAGATCTCGACTTCCTCCAGCAGAATTGCGCTTCCACCGGAGATCATTT GAACGATTTGACGCAGGGCAATCCAAGTGCAATTCCATCCCACCCAAATCCAGATCATTCCGGCGAGCGAATTCGCCGGAGGAACTTTTGGCGCCGGTCTCCTCGCCGGCGCTTCTCTGCAGGGTTCCCTCTCCTCGCTCTGTTCACGGTCACCGCGAAAGCAGCTGCTGCTGCTGCCAATTCTGTCCCAAGACACAGCACAATACTCCTCGTCTTGTCCGGTCCGGAACTCCAGCAATGCAGCTGCACCAAGTCATCATGAGTCCGACGAGCTTTCCGAACTACATGGCGCGGACCACTTCGTCGGTGGCGAAGGTGAAGTCGTGGAGGAAGGCTATGGAGGAGGATTCCAATGGCGCATTTATGGCAGGAAGTAAGCATGGCAGGTCTCCCATGGCGGCGAGTGAAGCGGACATGGATTGA